The following proteins are encoded in a genomic region of Galbibacter sp. BG1:
- a CDS encoding sigma-54-dependent transcriptional regulator: protein MPKILLIEDDVTFSAMLERFLKKNDFTVETSYSSEEAQKKLSNTSYDLVFTDLRLPDDDGITILTKVKEKHPDTPVILMTGYAEVSTAVKAMKKGAFDYISKPFNQDEVLIVIQNALKGEKKTSTPVEETTAKAPSKTSKTKPLSAKKPVSGISSASIKLNEYIKLVAPTDMSVLITGDSGTGKEVVAKRIHDNSRRKNFSFIAVDCGAIPKEIAASEFFGHVKGSFTGAVNNKIGHFEAANGGTIFLDEVGNLSYENQIQLLRALQERKIKPIGSNQEIDVDIRLITATNEDLLQAVEKGQFREDLYHRLNEFSIKVPNLHERQEDLLLFADHFLNMANEQLNKNVLGFSDEVIKIFQKYKWPGNLREMSNVIKRSALLTQGELIEKNVLPMEITSPPKETANQVKSFSTKDNERDLIINALNEVGNNKSKAARLLNITRKTLYNKIKEYEIEA from the coding sequence ATGCCAAAGATCTTATTAATAGAAGATGATGTTACGTTTTCGGCGATGTTGGAACGTTTTTTAAAAAAAAATGATTTCACGGTAGAGACCAGTTATTCATCGGAAGAAGCTCAAAAAAAGCTCTCCAATACTTCGTATGATTTAGTTTTTACAGATCTCAGGCTTCCTGACGATGATGGAATTACCATACTTACCAAAGTAAAAGAAAAGCATCCCGATACACCCGTTATTTTAATGACCGGTTATGCTGAAGTTTCCACCGCTGTAAAAGCGATGAAAAAGGGCGCTTTTGACTATATTTCCAAGCCATTTAATCAAGATGAAGTTCTTATCGTGATACAAAATGCGCTTAAAGGAGAAAAAAAGACTTCCACACCAGTGGAAGAGACCACTGCTAAAGCACCTTCTAAAACGTCCAAGACAAAACCCTTGTCTGCCAAAAAACCGGTTTCTGGAATTAGCAGTGCTTCCATTAAATTAAATGAATACATTAAATTGGTTGCCCCCACCGACATGTCGGTTTTAATTACGGGAGATAGCGGTACTGGAAAAGAAGTGGTAGCCAAACGCATTCACGATAATAGTAGAAGAAAGAATTTTAGTTTTATAGCCGTTGATTGTGGGGCCATCCCAAAAGAAATCGCGGCCAGTGAATTTTTCGGACACGTAAAAGGTTCTTTCACGGGAGCCGTTAATAATAAAATTGGCCATTTTGAAGCTGCCAATGGTGGAACGATATTTTTAGATGAAGTAGGTAATTTGTCCTATGAAAATCAGATTCAACTTTTACGGGCGCTACAAGAACGAAAAATAAAACCTATAGGAAGCAACCAAGAGATTGATGTAGACATCCGTTTGATAACCGCCACCAACGAAGATCTGCTCCAAGCCGTGGAAAAAGGACAGTTTCGCGAAGACCTTTACCATAGACTCAATGAGTTTTCCATAAAAGTGCCCAATTTACACGAACGCCAGGAAGACCTTTTGCTTTTTGCCGATCATTTTTTGAATATGGCTAACGAACAGCTCAACAAAAATGTTTTAGGATTTTCGGACGAGGTTATTAAAATTTTTCAAAAGTATAAATGGCCCGGTAACTTACGTGAAATGTCGAATGTAATTAAACGTTCGGCTTTACTTACACAAGGAGAGCTCATCGAAAAGAACGTCTTACCCATGGAAATTACCAGTCCACCGAAGGAAACTGCCAATCAAGTAAAGTCGTTCTCCACTAAAGACAATGAGCGCGACCTTATAATAAACGCATTAAATGAGGTTGGCAACAACAAATCTAAAGCTGCGCGTTTACTAAATATTACCCGAAAAACACTTTACAATAAAATTAAAGAATACGAGATCGAGGCTTAA
- a CDS encoding type II toxin-antitoxin system PemK/MazF family toxin, which produces MDLKQYSIVLVNLDPTIGSEIKKTRPCVIVSPNEMNKFLKTIVLAPMTTSLKKYPTRVSVKHNGKKGMIAIDQIRTVDKTRIIRVFESLTKSEIEKCKEVIKETFVD; this is translated from the coding sequence ATGGATTTAAAACAATACTCAATTGTTCTTGTAAATCTTGACCCTACAATTGGTAGTGAAATAAAAAAGACAAGACCTTGCGTTATCGTTTCACCAAATGAAATGAATAAATTCTTAAAAACAATCGTACTTGCGCCAATGACGACGTCCCTAAAAAAATACCCGACTAGAGTTTCTGTAAAACACAACGGAAAAAAGGGGATGATTGCAATCGACCAAATTCGAACCGTAGATAAAACAAGAATCATCCGAGTTTTTGAAAGTCTGACAAAATCGGAAATTGAAAAATGTAAAGAAGTAATAAAAGAGACCTTTGTAGACTAA
- a CDS encoding AbrB/MazE/SpoVT family DNA-binding domain-containing protein has protein sequence METSIIKIGNSKGLRLSKTILDKYNIKDKVELILEKEQIVLKPIASPRKNWEKEFKKMSEIGDDKLLMNDVFDDENLEEWI, from the coding sequence ATGGAAACATCAATAATTAAAATTGGAAATTCAAAAGGACTTCGTTTAAGCAAGACCATTCTGGATAAATATAATATTAAAGACAAGGTTGAACTCATCTTGGAAAAAGAACAAATAGTTCTTAAGCCAATCGCTTCACCAAGAAAAAATTGGGAAAAGGAGTTTAAGAAAATGAGCGAAATCGGAGATGACAAGCTACTTATGAACGATGTCTTCGACGATGAAAACCTCGAGGAATGGATTTAA